In one window of Gossypium arboreum isolate Shixiya-1 chromosome 4, ASM2569848v2, whole genome shotgun sequence DNA:
- the LOC108458438 gene encoding mitochondrial fission protein ELM1-like, which produces MRPIRLPELPIGRRSAAEVFEAGIYGIIKRVVVIGNGFSGAENQCIGLVRALGLSGCHTLYRVTRPRGGINKWLHWLPVSLHKKLDYVMRQICIYSGVQVEAGWSKVVPFTIEKTGLSSVIEADAKQIAMMARDTFEKEGPLLVIASGRDTISVASSIKRLATENVFLVQIQHPRSRLNRFDLVITPQHDYYPLTPHGQRQIPWFLRRWITPRRPPDRHMVLTVGALHLADSAALRSAASVWHDELAPLARPLLVVNIGGPTSSCQYGADLAKQLIAMLQNVLWSCGSVRISFSRRTPEKVSKILLKEVSSNPKVYIWDGEGPNPHMGHLAWADAFVITADSVSMLSEASTTGKPVYVIGAERCTWKFADFQKSLRERGAVRPFTGKEDISESWSYPPLNDTAEAASQVMKALADRGWTIDA; this is translated from the exons ATGAGACCCATAAGGCTTCCTGAACTGCCCATAGGACGGAGGAGCGCGGCGGAGGTGTTCGAAGCCGGGATTTATGGGATAATCAAACGGGTTGTTGTGATTGGAAATGGCTTCTCGGGAGCTGAGAATCAATGCATCGGTTTGGTTCGGGCTTTAGGCCTCTCGGGttgtcatactttatat CGTGTTACAAGGCCAAGAGGAGGAATCAATAAGTGGCTACATTGGCTTCCGGTTTCTCttcataaaaaattggattatGTTATGAGGCAAATTTGCATCTATTCAGGAGTTCAAGTGGAAGCTGGATGGAGTAAAGTGGTTCCTTTTACAATTGAAAAAACTG GGTTGTCCAGTGTAATAGAAGCTGATGCAAAACAAATTGCAATGATGGCACGGGATACATTTGAGAA GGAGGGCCCTCTGTTGGTCATCGCGTCTGGTCGGGATACAATCTCTGTTGCGAGCTCCATTAAACGGTTAGCCACAGAAAATGTTTTTCTTGTTCAG ATACAACATCCACGGTCACGGCTGAATAGGTTTGATTTAGTGATTACTCCTCAGCATGATTATTATCCATTGACTCCTCATGGACAGAGACAAATTCCTTGGTTTCTCCGGAGGTGGATAACTCCTCGCAGACCTCCTGATAGACATATG GTTCTCACTGTGGGAGCTCTTCATCTGGCTGATTCTGCTGCATTAAGAAGTGCTGCTTCAGTCTGGCATGATGAACTGGCTCCGCTTGCAAGGCCCTTGCTTGTTGTCAACATTGGAGGGCCAACAA GCAGCTGTCAATATGGTGCGGATCTTGCAAAGCAGTTAATAGCTATGCTGCAGAATGTTCTATGGAGTTGCGGCAGCGTCAGGATATCTTTCTCGAGAAGGACTCCTGAGAAG GTATCAAAAATCTTATTGAAGGAGGTTAGTTCTAATCCAAAGGTTTACATTTGGGATGGTGAAG GTCCTAATCCACACATGGGACATCTGGCTTGGGCTGATGCTTTTGTTATCACAGCAGACTCGGTAAGCATGTTGAGTGAGGCTTCCACTACAGG AAAACCAGTCTATGTTATAGGAGCTGAGAGATGTACATGGAAGTTTGCTGACTTCCAAAAGTCTCTGCGGGAACGAGGAGCAGTTCGTCCTTTCACTGGCAAAGAGGAT ATATCTGAGAGCTGGAGCTATCCACCGTTAAATGACACAGCAGAGGCCGCTAGCCAGGTGATGAAGGCACTTGCTGATCGAGGATGGACAATAGACGCATAA
- the LOC108460033 gene encoding casparian strip membrane protein 1-like — translation MMKSSDHSSINVAESSGVEKGKGSLIATSREQKKGFKKGLGILDFLLRLGAIISTIAAAATMGTSDETLPFFSQFFQFEASYDDLPTLMFFVIAMALVGAYLVLSLPFSLVTIVRPHAVAPRLLLFILDTVVLTLATAAGAAAAAIVYLAQNGNPNTNWLSICDQFGDFCQGVSGAVVASFFTVVVLMSLSLLSAFALKKH, via the exons atgatgaagAGCAGTGATCACTCAAGCATTAATGTGGCAGAGTCGAGCGGCGTTGAAAAAGGCAAAGGATCACTCATTGCTACATCCAGGGAGCAAAAGAAGGGATTCAAGAAAGGGTTGGGTATTTTGGACTTCCTTCTGAGACTAGGAGCCATTATTTCAACTATAGCCGCTGCTGCTACCATGGGAACCAGTGATGAAACTCTTCCTTTCTTCAGTCAATTCTTCCAGTTCGAAGCCAGTTATGATGATCTTCCCACACTTAT GTTTTTTGTGATCGCAATGGCACTAGTTGGCGCATATCTCGTCCTTTCCCTTCCTTTCTCCTTAGTTACCATTGTCCGCCCTCACGCAGTTGCGCCGAGactcctccttttcattttgGACACT GTGGTATTGACTTTAGCAACCGCGGCCGGCGCAGCGGCAGCAGCCATAGTCTACTTGGCTCAGAATGGGAACCCGAACACAAACTGGCTAAGCATCTGCGACCAATTCGGTGATTTTTGCCAGGGTGTGAGCGGCGCTGTGGTGGCATCGTTCTTTACTGTTGTGGTTCTGATGTCGTTGAGTCTTCTGTCTGCTTTTGCCCTCAAAAAGCACTAA